A genomic window from Nosocomiicoccus massiliensis includes:
- a CDS encoding acyl-CoA thioesterase — protein MIKKMSESYSVKSAIVFPQHTNNYNTMFGGVLLSQIDDIAAITARRHSGTQVLTASIDSMDFLKPIELGDIVVLEGVVTHTGTSSMEIMVKVSRESHGSNEKKLAGFCFMTFVGVDENGKPVPVPKIECDSNTLQFLVDSADVRVKRRKERLTHTKELATYIEQELF, from the coding sequence ATGATTAAGAAAATGTCAGAATCATATTCAGTAAAATCAGCAATTGTTTTCCCGCAACATACGAACAATTACAATACGATGTTTGGTGGCGTGTTACTCTCTCAAATTGATGATATCGCAGCAATCACTGCAAGACGCCATTCAGGAACGCAAGTGTTGACTGCATCGATTGACTCGATGGACTTTTTAAAACCGATAGAGCTCGGTGATATCGTCGTGTTAGAAGGTGTTGTGACACATACAGGTACTTCATCGATGGAAATTATGGTAAAAGTATCTCGTGAAAGTCACGGGAGTAATGAAAAGAAACTCGCAGGCTTTTGTTTTATGACATTTGTTGGTGTCGATGAAAACGGTAAGCCGGTACCTGTTCCTAAAATTGAATGCGACTCAAACACGCTACAATTTTTAGTCGATAGTGCAGACGTGAGAGTAAAACGACGTAAAGAACGATTAACACATACAAAAGAGCTCGCAACATATATTGAACAAGAACTTTTTTAG
- a CDS encoding aminopeptidase, with protein MTNNKLTKYAELLVDVGVNINEGKRLFISATTDALPLVREVTRVAYERGAAEVVTKLSDDTLSRLHAEKRSAEELATVHPWIVEERMHYSDEHAGFLSIISSSPELLKGIDPMKLREMQIASGKAMKDFSARVQSDFHSWCVAGYPSVEWAKLVYPDETEEVAFEKLLELILYTVRADQDNPVEAWDTHDKTLREKVDILNDANLKSIRFVSEGTDLTIGLPEGYLFAGASSVDATGRSFMANMPTEEVFTAPDRNNVNGYVSNTLPLSHGGNIVDNFKLTFKDGKVVDFEAEVGYEILENILETDEGARYLGEVALVPYDSPISNTNTLFYNTLFDENASCHIALGSAYAFNVKDGKEKSREELSEIGINDSITHVDFMIGASDTDIIGLTKDGEEIQIFKDGDWSI; from the coding sequence ATGACAAACAACAAGTTAACAAAATACGCAGAGTTACTCGTAGATGTAGGTGTAAATATTAACGAAGGTAAACGTCTATTTATTTCAGCGACGACAGATGCGTTACCACTCGTTCGTGAAGTGACGCGTGTTGCGTACGAACGCGGAGCAGCTGAAGTCGTTACGAAACTTTCTGACGATACGTTATCACGCCTTCACGCTGAAAAACGTTCAGCTGAAGAACTCGCAACAGTTCACCCGTGGATTGTAGAAGAGCGTATGCATTATAGCGACGAGCATGCTGGATTCTTAAGCATTATCTCAAGTTCGCCAGAACTACTAAAAGGGATCGACCCGATGAAACTTAGAGAAATGCAAATCGCTTCAGGTAAAGCGATGAAAGATTTCTCTGCACGTGTACAATCAGATTTCCACTCATGGTGTGTCGCAGGGTATCCGTCTGTAGAATGGGCAAAACTCGTTTACCCAGATGAGACTGAAGAAGTGGCATTTGAAAAGTTATTAGAACTAATTCTTTATACAGTTCGTGCTGATCAAGACAATCCAGTAGAAGCATGGGATACGCACGATAAAACATTGCGTGAGAAAGTTGATATTTTAAACGATGCGAACTTAAAATCGATTCGTTTTGTGTCTGAAGGTACAGATTTAACGATCGGTTTACCGGAAGGATATCTTTTTGCAGGGGCTTCAAGCGTTGACGCGACAGGTCGTAGCTTTATGGCAAATATGCCAACTGAAGAAGTATTCACTGCTCCAGATAGAAATAACGTAAACGGATATGTAAGTAATACGTTACCGTTATCGCACGGTGGAAACATCGTCGATAACTTTAAATTAACGTTTAAAGACGGAAAAGTAGTCGACTTTGAAGCAGAAGTTGGTTACGAAATTTTAGAAAACATTTTAGAAACAGATGAAGGTGCACGTTACTTAGGTGAAGTGGCACTCGTACCGTATGATTCTCCAATCAGTAACACGAATACGTTATTCTACAACACGTTATTTGATGAAAACGCGTCATGTCATATTGCGCTCGGAAGTGCGTATGCATTTAACGTGAAAGACGGAAAAGAAAAATCACGTGAAGAATTAAGCGAAATCGGTATTAACGATTCAATTACGCACGTTGACTTTATGATCGGCGCTAGTGACACAGATATTATCGGTTTAACAAAAGATGGAGAAGAAATTCAAATCTTCAAAGATGGAGACTGGAGTATTTAA
- a CDS encoding DUF1128 family protein translates to MDKVQMLKEIEEALNVVSKGILSDEEFPDDKIDELRDYHRYIKNQKQISPKEQTMIIDEIGKLKK, encoded by the coding sequence ATGGATAAAGTACAAATGTTAAAAGAAATCGAAGAAGCTTTGAATGTCGTCAGTAAAGGAATTTTAAGTGACGAAGAATTCCCTGACGATAAAATTGATGAATTAAGAGATTACCATCGCTACATCAAAAATCAAAAACAAATTTCACCAAAAGAACAAACGATGATCATCGACGAAATTGGTAAACTTAAAAAGTAA
- a CDS encoding YihY/virulence factor BrkB family protein, which translates to MSKETNRERNTDFLNELKHGDDYNKEHKAQGNKGETAQAKEDALTEQEKAEAEYKEQKKEDEADEKKKEKKLMKELNEKQKEDNKKHEYFVGYQTFQSVVPKPGSSVYVSKVNKPVQVKDDAGFLGKLLFQFSKDNTTGMAAQLAYYLLLSIFPALIFLLTIIPLFNVDQSQFTDLINEYAPSEISGMLTGILDDVLSSSSGGLLSIGLLLTLWSASNGMNQLMSAFNVAYDVEDNRNGIVSRILSVVFTLILALGIVGTFVLMILGNQIGSFVFGFVDAEQLKFVWNLVSNLLPVLLVFVSFLIVYIFAPNIKVKIKSVLPGTITATVLFIVASLGFSFYVSNFSNYSATYGSIAGVIILILWLYITSIILILGAQINAIKHKEYLNVNEDGNRDKVEKA; encoded by the coding sequence ATGAGTAAAGAAACGAACCGTGAACGTAACACCGATTTTTTAAATGAGTTAAAGCACGGTGATGATTACAACAAAGAACATAAAGCTCAAGGCAACAAAGGCGAAACAGCACAGGCTAAAGAAGATGCGTTAACAGAGCAAGAAAAGGCCGAGGCTGAATATAAAGAACAAAAAAAAGAAGACGAAGCTGACGAAAAGAAAAAAGAGAAAAAACTCATGAAAGAGTTAAATGAAAAACAAAAAGAAGATAACAAAAAGCACGAGTATTTCGTCGGGTATCAGACGTTCCAATCAGTCGTTCCTAAACCTGGATCATCTGTATACGTCTCAAAAGTGAATAAACCCGTTCAAGTAAAAGACGACGCTGGATTTTTAGGTAAGTTGTTATTCCAGTTTAGTAAAGACAATACGACAGGTATGGCAGCTCAGCTTGCGTACTATTTATTACTTTCAATCTTCCCTGCGTTAATCTTTTTACTGACTATCATACCGTTATTTAATGTCGATCAGTCTCAATTTACAGATCTGATCAATGAATACGCACCATCAGAGATTTCTGGTATGCTGACAGGTATTTTAGACGACGTGCTATCGAGTAGTTCTGGCGGATTACTGTCTATCGGTTTACTCTTAACGCTATGGTCTGCCTCGAACGGTATGAACCAGTTAATGAGTGCATTTAACGTCGCTTATGATGTTGAAGACAATCGTAACGGAATTGTCTCTCGTATTTTATCTGTAGTATTTACACTGATACTTGCTCTCGGTATTGTCGGTACGTTCGTGTTAATGATTCTCGGTAACCAAATCGGTAGTTTCGTTTTTGGTTTTGTTGATGCAGAACAGTTAAAATTTGTATGGAACTTAGTGAGTAATTTACTTCCTGTATTACTCGTTTTCGTTTCATTCTTAATCGTTTATATTTTTGCACCTAATATTAAAGTGAAAATTAAATCTGTACTACCAGGTACGATTACTGCAACAGTGCTATTCATCGTCGCATCACTCGGATTTAGTTTTTATGTTTCTAACTTTAGTAACTACTCTGCAACATACGGTAGTATCGCAGGGGTTATCATTTTAATTTTATGGCTATATATTACGAGTATCATTTTAATTTTAGGTGCTCAAATTAACGCAATTAAACATAAAGAATACTTAAACGTCAATGAAGACGGGAATAGAGATAAGGTAGAAAAAGCATGA
- a CDS encoding beta-class carbonic anhydrase, with the protein MRLLDTLLENNEKFVENKDYLNYQTSKTPDKKVLIVSCMDSRLTELTYKALGLKNGDIKQVKNAGAMITHPYGSTMRSILVAVYMLGVEEVIIMGHNDCGFGALKPEPILKEMHARGVSEEVINTLMHSGIDVVDWLQGFDSVEESVAENIKIVKQHPLMDKNVPVHGLVMDPGTGAVEVIHNDY; encoded by the coding sequence ATGAGATTACTCGATACGTTATTAGAAAACAATGAAAAATTTGTTGAAAACAAAGATTATTTAAACTATCAAACGTCAAAAACGCCAGATAAAAAAGTGCTAATCGTTTCATGTATGGATTCTAGGCTAACGGAACTAACTTATAAAGCACTCGGTCTTAAAAATGGCGATATTAAACAAGTCAAAAACGCTGGCGCTATGATTACACACCCATACGGCAGTACGATGAGAAGTATACTCGTCGCTGTATATATGCTCGGTGTTGAAGAGGTTATCATTATGGGTCATAATGACTGCGGATTTGGTGCGTTAAAGCCAGAACCGATTTTAAAAGAAATGCACGCGCGCGGAGTCAGTGAAGAAGTGATTAACACGTTAATGCATTCAGGAATCGACGTCGTCGACTGGTTACAAGGCTTTGATAGCGTAGAAGAAAGTGTAGCGGAAAACATCAAAATTGTTAAACAACATCCTTTAATGGATAAAAATGTTCCTGTTCACGGTCTTGTCATGGACCCTGGTACAGGTGCTGTAGAAGTTATTCATAACGATTACTAA
- the map gene encoding type I methionyl aminopeptidase encodes MIVETDKELEGLKEIGQICGRVLKETIEYTKVGMTTKEVDDYAGALLEKYGAKSAPITEYDFPGYTCISINEEVAHGIPGKRVIKDGDLVNIDVSAMKDGFYADTGLSFVAGEVDDEQKQRVIDVAELAFDEAMKKVRPGAKLSQIGRAVHNTARKHNMTVIKNLTGHGVGYSLHDEPQHVLNYYDASDKTILKEGMVLAVEPFISTKATLVYDGKDDWAFETKDGSYVAQKEHTIMVTKDGPVLLTEVE; translated from the coding sequence GTGATAGTTGAAACAGATAAAGAACTAGAAGGATTAAAAGAAATCGGTCAAATTTGTGGACGCGTATTAAAAGAGACAATCGAGTACACAAAAGTAGGGATGACGACAAAAGAAGTCGACGACTATGCAGGTGCTTTACTCGAAAAGTACGGTGCAAAAAGTGCACCGATTACTGAATATGACTTCCCGGGATATACGTGCATTAGTATTAACGAAGAAGTAGCACATGGTATTCCAGGAAAACGAGTCATTAAAGATGGAGATCTTGTGAATATTGACGTCTCTGCAATGAAGGACGGTTTTTATGCAGATACAGGTTTATCATTTGTCGCTGGAGAAGTGGATGATGAACAAAAGCAAAGAGTTATCGACGTTGCTGAACTGGCATTTGACGAAGCGATGAAAAAAGTAAGACCAGGAGCGAAGCTATCTCAAATTGGGCGTGCAGTGCATAATACAGCACGTAAACATAATATGACAGTCATTAAAAACTTAACAGGGCACGGAGTTGGATATAGTTTACACGATGAACCACAGCACGTTTTAAATTATTATGATGCATCGGATAAGACGATTCTTAAAGAAGGTATGGTGCTTGCGGTTGAACCGTTTATTTCAACGAAAGCAACTCTCGTTTATGACGGAAAAGACGACTGGGCATTTGAAACAAAAGACGGTAGTTATGTCGCTCAAAAAGAGCATACAATTATGGTCACTAAAGATGGCCCAGTATTACTCACTGAAGTAGAGTAA
- the dinB gene encoding DNA polymerase IV translates to MMERRIIHIDMDAFYAQVEQNDNPKLRGKPVIVGGRSFSRGVVSTASYEARKYGVHSAMAMSRAHQLCPDGIFLRARFNRYREVSSQIMDIFLSYTEIVEPLSLDEAYLDITHLVSKTRPAKSIALQIQHDIFEKTGLTSSSGISYNKYLAKLASGMNKPSGTTVIDYDNVDEILMHLDIGDFPGVGKVTKEKMHRLKIFNGQDLYDKDENFLIFHFGKRGRSLYEKARGIGTNQLDYDRERKSVGKETTFSYDRNDDEEMVRVLKDLSEQVSVRLEDKKLCGRVVTVKIRHDDFTVHTKQTGTSNPIFRTEDIYEVAHHLYYELKDPTIPIRLIGVTVSDLEKRSYRNMTIYDFLK, encoded by the coding sequence ATAATGGAGCGACGGATTATTCATATAGATATGGACGCTTTTTATGCACAAGTTGAACAAAACGATAATCCTAAATTAAGAGGGAAACCGGTCATCGTTGGTGGGCGGTCTTTTAGCCGTGGCGTCGTTTCGACCGCGAGTTACGAAGCGCGTAAATACGGTGTGCATAGTGCAATGGCAATGAGTCGTGCGCATCAGTTATGCCCGGACGGAATCTTTTTACGTGCGCGATTTAACAGATATCGTGAAGTGTCGAGTCAAATTATGGATATCTTTTTATCGTACACAGAGATCGTTGAGCCATTAAGTTTAGACGAAGCATACCTCGATATTACGCATTTAGTGAGTAAAACTAGACCTGCGAAATCAATTGCGTTACAAATTCAACACGATATTTTTGAGAAAACGGGACTCACGTCTAGTAGTGGGATTTCATACAATAAATACCTCGCAAAACTCGCTTCAGGTATGAATAAACCAAGCGGTACAACGGTAATCGATTACGACAACGTCGACGAAATTTTAATGCACCTGGATATCGGTGATTTCCCAGGAGTCGGTAAAGTAACGAAAGAAAAGATGCACCGACTTAAAATATTTAACGGGCAAGATTTATACGACAAAGACGAAAATTTTTTAATCTTTCATTTTGGCAAAAGAGGAAGAAGTCTATATGAAAAGGCACGAGGGATTGGAACGAATCAACTCGATTACGACCGTGAACGTAAATCTGTAGGTAAAGAAACGACATTTAGTTACGATAGAAATGACGATGAAGAAATGGTACGTGTTTTAAAAGATTTGTCAGAACAAGTATCCGTAAGACTTGAAGATAAAAAACTATGTGGACGCGTCGTCACAGTAAAAATTCGTCACGACGATTTTACAGTGCATACAAAACAAACAGGGACGAGTAATCCAATATTTCGTACAGAAGACATATATGAAGTCGCGCATCATTTGTATTACGAGTTAAAAGATCCGACGATACCGATTCGTTTAATCGGTGTCACTGTTTCGGACCTAGAAAAACGATCGTATCGGAACATGACAATATACGACTTTTTAAAATAA
- a CDS encoding NAD(P)/FAD-dependent oxidoreductase: MIIIGGGIMGLSIAYHLQQHTDTIVYDRQDEGQATKASAGIICPWVSQRRNKLWLDMVTKSAKYYPEFIETLAKTSPINPSFERNGAYILFDDEKKYSKALKRIQKNNDVYEEMISVSEDAPVEYLNNKYYNIFVEGVMQVKGDALLNALKDAYLKSGGTIKNESYIPNDDDFKIYATGAYGAEQPFEPKVSHQKAEILHVKTSGHFEHLPVVMHRSHYIVNLSKNHFAIGTTHIDTESFDVTPTKENEEYLLNVFQEFYPNIEIVEQFMKVGLRPYTRDFLPFIGFVDERTFVANGLGSSGLTAAPFLGKVIADTIIFNDAELDINKYSYL; the protein is encoded by the coding sequence ATGATTATTATCGGCGGCGGTATTATGGGCTTGTCAATCGCCTACCACTTACAACAACATACAGATACAATTGTGTACGACCGACAAGATGAAGGACAAGCGACTAAAGCTTCAGCTGGTATCATCTGTCCATGGGTCAGTCAAAGACGCAACAAGTTATGGCTCGATATGGTCACTAAAAGTGCGAAGTATTATCCAGAGTTTATTGAAACACTCGCTAAAACTTCACCAATTAATCCATCATTTGAACGTAACGGTGCGTACATCTTATTCGACGACGAAAAGAAATATAGTAAAGCGCTGAAACGTATTCAAAAAAATAATGACGTATACGAAGAAATGATTTCTGTGTCAGAAGATGCGCCTGTAGAATATTTAAACAACAAGTACTATAACATATTCGTTGAAGGTGTGATGCAAGTAAAAGGCGATGCACTTTTAAACGCATTAAAAGATGCGTATTTAAAATCCGGTGGCACGATTAAAAATGAATCATACATTCCAAACGATGATGATTTTAAAATTTACGCAACCGGTGCATACGGCGCTGAACAACCTTTTGAACCAAAAGTCAGCCACCAAAAAGCTGAGATTTTACACGTGAAAACTTCTGGTCACTTTGAACATCTACCGGTCGTCATGCATAGAAGTCACTACATCGTTAACTTAAGTAAAAACCACTTTGCTATCGGTACGACACATATTGATACGGAAAGCTTTGACGTCACTCCGACAAAAGAAAATGAGGAGTATTTATTGAACGTATTTCAGGAGTTTTATCCTAATATAGAAATTGTGGAACAGTTTATGAAAGTTGGTCTCCGTCCATATACGAGAGACTTCCTACCGTTCATTGGATTTGTCGATGAAAGAACATTCGTCGCGAATGGTCTCGGATCAAGCGGATTAACAGCTGCTCCATTTTTAGGAAAAGTAATTGCTGACACTATTATTTTTAACGATGCTGAACTCGATATTAATAAGTATAGTTATTTATAA
- a CDS encoding DUF4298 domain-containing protein, whose protein sequence is MKKDVIRYEEILNRSADLKDEMQNLLQKFEENLDEYNALKNYYGSQEYLNDLEVSNTTDEYDDINQGVLSEDAVFNLIGEMYHLNVDMLEIAAKYLRTH, encoded by the coding sequence ATGAAAAAAGATGTTATTCGTTATGAAGAGATTTTAAACCGTAGTGCAGATCTTAAGGATGAAATGCAAAACCTCCTTCAAAAGTTCGAAGAGAACTTAGATGAATATAATGCACTGAAAAATTATTATGGTAGCCAGGAATATTTAAATGACCTCGAGGTGTCGAATACGACTGACGAATACGATGATATTAACCAAGGTGTACTGTCTGAAGATGCGGTGTTTAACCTAATTGGTGAGATGTATCACTTAAATGTTGATATGTTAGAAATCGCTGCAAAATATTTAAGAACTCATTAA